One Cervus canadensis isolate Bull #8, Minnesota chromosome 13, ASM1932006v1, whole genome shotgun sequence DNA segment encodes these proteins:
- the RPL22 gene encoding 60S ribosomal protein L22 produces MAPVKKLVAKGGKKKKQVLKFTLDCTHPVEDGIMDAANFEQFLQERIKVNGKAGNLGGGVVTIERSKSKITVTSEVPFSKRYLKYLTKKYLKKNNLRDWLRVVANSKESYELRYFQINQDEEEEEDED; encoded by the exons ATGGCGCCTGTG AAAAAGCTTGTGGCGAAGGGGggcaaaaaaaagaagcaagtccTAAAATTCACTCTGGACTGTACCCACCCTGTAGAAGATGGAATCATGGATGCCGCCAATTTT GAGCAGTTTCTTCAGGAGAGGATCAAGGTGAATGGAAAAGCTGGCAACCTGGGTGGCGGTGTCGTAACCATCGAAAGAAGCAAGAGCAAGATTACTGTAACTTCCGAGGTGCCCTTTTCCAAAAG GTATTTGAAATATCTtaccaaaaaatatttgaagaagaatAATCTACGAGATTGGTTACGCGTAGTCGCTAACAGCAAAGAAAGTTACGAATTGCGTTACTTCCAGATTAATCaagatgaagaagaggaggaagatgaggatTAA